One Etheostoma cragini isolate CJK2018 chromosome 19, CSU_Ecrag_1.0, whole genome shotgun sequence DNA segment encodes these proteins:
- the paip2b gene encoding polyadenylate-binding protein-interacting protein 2B isoform X1 → MPEPAEMSGPELAKTPGGGAPGKEGKEQVANGHAGEGSDANPFAEYMWMENEEEYNRQVEEELLEQEFLERCFQEMLEEEDQDWFIPSRDLNNQGVGQLQQQLNGLSVSDHHHHNNNLEEVARKSILNPEAKEFVPGKKY, encoded by the exons AGCCGGCTGAGATGAGCGGTCCAGAGTTGGCCAAGACACCGGGAGGTGGGGCTCCGGGCAAGGAGGGAAAAGAGCAAGTAGCCAATGGGCACGCAGGAGAGGGCAGCGACGCCAACCCATTCGCAGAGTACATGTGGATGGAGAATGAAGAAGAGTATAACAGACAG GTGGAAGAGGAGCTGTTGGAGCAGGAGTTCTTGGAGCGCTGCTTCCAGGAAATGCTGGAGGAAGAGGACCAGGATTGGTTCATCCCTTCACGCGACCTTAACAACCAGGGGGTGgggcagctgcagcagcagctcaacGGCCTGTCTGTCAGCgatcaccaccaccacaacaacaacctggaAGAAGTGGCG AGGAAGAGCATCTTGAATCCCGAAGCAAAGGAGTTTGTCCCGGGGAAGAAATACTAG
- the paip2b gene encoding polyadenylate-binding protein-interacting protein 2B isoform X2, whose amino-acid sequence MSGPELAKTPGGGAPGKEGKEQVANGHAGEGSDANPFAEYMWMENEEEYNRQVEEELLEQEFLERCFQEMLEEEDQDWFIPSRDLNNQGVGQLQQQLNGLSVSDHHHHNNNLEEVARKSILNPEAKEFVPGKKY is encoded by the exons ATGAGCGGTCCAGAGTTGGCCAAGACACCGGGAGGTGGGGCTCCGGGCAAGGAGGGAAAAGAGCAAGTAGCCAATGGGCACGCAGGAGAGGGCAGCGACGCCAACCCATTCGCAGAGTACATGTGGATGGAGAATGAAGAAGAGTATAACAGACAG GTGGAAGAGGAGCTGTTGGAGCAGGAGTTCTTGGAGCGCTGCTTCCAGGAAATGCTGGAGGAAGAGGACCAGGATTGGTTCATCCCTTCACGCGACCTTAACAACCAGGGGGTGgggcagctgcagcagcagctcaacGGCCTGTCTGTCAGCgatcaccaccaccacaacaacaacctggaAGAAGTGGCG AGGAAGAGCATCTTGAATCCCGAAGCAAAGGAGTTTGTCCCGGGGAAGAAATACTAG
- the krcp gene encoding kelch repeat-containing protein: MEDFGIYAVFGVNCPPQRLLSAEGSSKMSVAVPPSVHQVVLFSRGPWGERICVNAELNDADRFPITIGKLTPYNKCLSWEQWEEETWTDSVILNVTLEGGNLVKADRSETELLSVKEYTPKDAVAPLAARELNGKRKRERVSKEDRDENKVTKGGEQENVCPNGSVEKPTPVRKATGQTKGGQKLVSSGADAAKMKGTANGAGQALGIVGRTPPQSAARTKSKQAKTPTQTTPLVSPSGRWGQTLCPIDALTAILIGGQGSRMQFCKDPMWKLCTEDMSWVAAETLAEGPTPEARIGHTAVHDPDSQRIFVFGGSKNKKWFNDVHILDTQSWKWTMVEAQGKVPPLAYHSCSLFRGELFVLGGVFPCPNPEPDGCSDSLYIFDPHLSIWYQPIVTGDKPSPRSGHSACVMQERKIYVFGGWDTPVCYNDMYMLDLGLMEFSAVKTTGKAPSPRSWHGSAVLSDTKFLIHGGYNGNNALSDTFIFDIDTNSWTEMTLPQLSVPRAGHSIITMETDGHHSFSREDEEDVDMDAGSVSRRLLVFGGGDNEGNFYSDLTTVAVEDLLADI; encoded by the exons atgGAAGATTTCGGAATATATGCGGTTTTCGGAGTAAACTGCCCCCCTCAAAGGCTGCTGAG TGCTGAGGGTTCGAGTAAGATGTCTGTTGCAGTTCCCCCGAGTGTCCACCAGGTGGTGCTGTTCAGCCGTGGGCCGTGGGGGGAACGGATCTGCGTCAACGCGGAGCTCAACGATGCTGACCGGTTCCCCATCACAATCGGAAAACTGACTCCATATAACAA GTGCCTGTCATGGGAGCAGTGGGAAGAGGAGACCTGGACAGACAGCGTCATACTCAACGTCACTCTGGAAGGAGGAAACCTG GTAAAAGCAGATCGGTCAGAGACGGAACTCCTGTCTGTAAAGGAATACACACCAAAG GACGCCGTGGCTCCCCTTGCAGCCCGGGAACTCAACggcaagaggaagagagagcgaGTGTCGAAGGAAGACAGGGACGAGAATAAGGTGACGAAGGGTGGGGAACAGGAGAATGTGTGTCCAAATGGCAGCGTGGAGAAGCCCACACCTGTACGAAAGGCCACAGGTCAAACCAAGGGTGGCCAGAAGCTGGTCAGCAGCGGAGCAGACGCAGCAAAGATGAAGGGAACAG CTAATGGAGCAGGACAGGCGCTGGGGATTGTGGGAAGAACGCCTCCTCAGAGTGCAGCCAGGACGAAGAGTAAGCAGGCCAAGACTCCCACACAGACCA CGCCATTGGTCAGCCCGTCAGGTCGCTGGGGACAGACCCTGTGTCCCATCGATGCTCTGACAGCTATTCTAATTGGAGGCCAGGGGTCCAGGATGCAGTTCTGCAAAGATCCCATGTGGAAGCTCTGCACAG AGGACATGTCCTGGGTTGCAGCGGAGACTCTGGCGGAGGGTCCAACCCCCGAGGCCAGGATCGGCCACACAGCCGTCCACGACCCGGACTCACAGCGGATCTTTGTGTTCGGAGGCTCTAAGAACAAGAAGTGGTTCAACGACGTTCACATCCTTGACACACAGAGCTGGAAGTGGACCATggtggag GCTCAAGGCAAGGTCCCTCCTCTGGCCTACCACAGCTGCAGTCTGTTTCGGGGGGAGCTGTTTGTGCTCGGAGGAGTGTTTCCTTGTCCAAACCCAGAGCCGGACGGCTGCAGTGACTCGCTGTATATCTTCGATCCCCACCTTTCCATCTGGTATCAGCCTATTGTCACTGGCGACAAGCCGTCCCCCCGCTCAGG CCACTCTGCATGTGTGATGCAGGAGAGGAAGATCTACGTATTTGGTGGATGGGACACTCCTGTCTGCTACAATGACATGTACATGTTGGACCTCG GTCTGATGGAGTTTTCTGCCGTGAAAACAACTGGCAAGGCCCCCTCTCCACGAAG CTGGCATGGCAGTGCTGTGCTCTCAGATACAAAGTTCTTGATCCACGGAGGTTACAACGGAAACAACGCTCTCAGTGACACCTTCATCTTTGATATAG ACACCAACAGCTGGACGGAGATGACGCTCCCTCAGCTCTCCGTCCCCAGGGCGGGGCACTCCATCATCACCATGGAGACAGACGGTCACCACAGTTTCTCAAGGGAGGATGAAGAAGACGTGGATATGGACGCAGGCTCGGTCAGCAGACGCCTGCTGGTGTTCGGAGGCGGAGACAACGAGGGCAACTTCTACTCCGACCTGACAACTGTCGCCGTGGAGGATCTGCTCGCTGATATTTAA